One window of the Halobacillus litoralis genome contains the following:
- the hemC gene encoding hydroxymethylbilane synthase, with product MRKIIIGSRKSNLAITQTEWVIEQLKNIDPSYEFEIKRITTKGDQILDVTLSKVGGKGLFIKEIEQAMYDGEIDMAVHSMKDMPAVVAEGLTVASVPIREDHRDAFVSNDDVLLKDLPEGSIVGTSSLRRGSQIKAVRPDLEIKWIRGNIDTRLRKLKEEDYDAIVLAAAGLKRMGWDDNLVTEYLEPDVCVPAVGQGALAIQCRENDSELRDFLMKLNHEYTQTTVAAERKFLHDLNGGCQVPIGGYAYRQGEEITLNALVGTPDGKTILHETVTGKDPLAVGKEAADRLKAQGAQEIVDDAKEEYGQ from the coding sequence GTGAGAAAAATCATCATTGGTTCACGTAAAAGTAACTTGGCCATCACTCAAACAGAATGGGTGATAGAACAGCTGAAAAATATCGACCCATCTTATGAGTTTGAAATTAAGCGGATTACTACGAAAGGAGATCAAATCCTGGATGTTACGCTTTCAAAAGTGGGTGGGAAAGGTCTTTTTATCAAAGAAATAGAACAAGCCATGTATGATGGTGAAATTGATATGGCCGTCCATAGTATGAAGGACATGCCTGCAGTGGTGGCTGAAGGACTGACTGTTGCTTCTGTACCGATCCGGGAAGATCACAGGGATGCCTTTGTATCGAATGATGATGTCCTGTTGAAAGACTTGCCTGAAGGCAGCATTGTAGGGACAAGCAGTTTGCGTCGCGGTTCTCAAATCAAAGCTGTCCGGCCAGATCTGGAAATCAAGTGGATCCGTGGAAATATCGACACACGTCTTAGAAAGTTAAAGGAAGAAGACTATGACGCCATCGTACTTGCAGCAGCAGGTCTTAAAAGGATGGGCTGGGATGATAACCTGGTCACCGAATATTTAGAGCCTGATGTATGTGTTCCTGCTGTCGGACAAGGTGCCCTGGCGATTCAATGCCGTGAAAATGATTCTGAGCTTAGAGACTTCCTCATGAAGCTTAATCACGAATACACACAAACCACCGTAGCAGCTGAACGTAAGTTCCTCCATGATTTGAATGGAGGATGTCAGGTTCCAATCGGGGGATACGCATATCGTCAAGGAGAAGAGATCACTTTGAATGCTTTAGTAGGTACCCCGGATGGCAAAACGATTCTTCATGAAACAGTGACTGGAAAAGATCCATTAGCAGTGGGGAAAGAAGCAGCTGATCGACTGAAGGCTCAAGGCGCTCAAGAAATCGTCGATGATGCCAAAGAGGAGTATGGACAATAA